The following proteins come from a genomic window of Fibrobacter sp. UWR4:
- the rpsK gene encoding 30S ribosomal protein S11, translating into MKKGKRRVDLQGIACVFASFNNTIVSITDARGNVVAWGSPGNSGFKGSRKSTPFAAQLAAEVAAHKAFDLGMRKVDVRVKGAGGGRESAVRAIKNAGLEVLSIRDVTGVPHNGCRPKKKRRV; encoded by the coding sequence ATCAAGAAGGGCAAGCGTCGCGTTGACCTCCAGGGCATCGCTTGCGTTTTCGCTTCCTTCAACAACACTATCGTCTCTATTACCGATGCTCGCGGTAACGTTGTAGCTTGGGGCTCTCCCGGTAACTCCGGTTTCAAGGGCTCTCGCAAGAGCACTCCGTTTGCTGCACAGCTCGCTGCTGAAGTTGCTGCCCACAAGGCATTCGACCTCGGTATGCGTAAGGTTGATGTCCGCGTTAAGGGCGCAGGTGGTGGTCGTGAATCCGCCGTCCGTGCTATTAAGAATGCGGGCCTCGAAGTTCTCTCTATTCGAGACGTGACGGGCGTTCCTCACAACGGTTGCCGTCCTAAAAAGAAGAGAAGAGTCTAA
- the rpsM gene encoding 30S ribosomal protein S13, producing MARIAGVDLPRNKTVEYGLTAIYGVGLFTANKVCEQLNIDKNKKCDDLTEEEQGKIRHLLEDEYSVEGQLRAEVTLNIKRLQDIGCYRGIRHRKGLPVRGQRSRTNARTRKGPKKTVANKKK from the coding sequence ATGGCACGTATCGCTGGTGTCGATTTACCGAGAAACAAGACCGTTGAATACGGTCTGACGGCAATCTATGGTGTCGGTCTGTTCACCGCTAACAAGGTTTGCGAACAGCTGAACATCGATAAGAATAAGAAGTGTGACGATCTGACCGAAGAAGAACAAGGTAAGATCCGTCATCTTCTCGAAGATGAATACTCTGTGGAAGGTCAGCTCCGCGCAGAAGTTACCCTGAACATTAAGCGTCTGCAGGATATTGGTTGCTACCGTGGTATCCGCCACCGCAAGGGCCTCCCGGTCCGCGGTCAGCGTTCCCGCACCAATGCTCGTACTCGTAAGGGTCCGAAGAAGACTGTGGCTAACAAGAAGAAGTAA
- the rpmJ gene encoding 50S ribosomal protein L36 gives MKIKASIKPRCENCKIIRRKGVLRIICSKNPRHKQKQG, from the coding sequence ATGAAAATCAAAGCCTCCATCAAACCCAGATGTGAAAACTGCAAGATCATCCGTCGTAAGGGTGTATTGCGCATCATCTGTTCCAAGAACCCCCGTCACAAGCAGAAGCAGGGATAA
- the infA gene encoding translation initiation factor IF-1 has protein sequence MAKEEGIQVEGVVLEALPNAFFRVQLGNGHEILAHVSGKMRRHFIRILPDDKVLVEISPYDLNRGRITYRYK, from the coding sequence GTGGCTAAAGAAGAAGGCATTCAAGTAGAAGGTGTTGTGTTGGAAGCTCTCCCCAACGCTTTCTTCCGTGTCCAGCTCGGAAATGGTCACGAAATCCTTGCTCATGTTTCCGGAAAAATGCGTCGGCATTTCATTCGAATTTTGCCCGACGACAAAGTGTTGGTTGAGATTTCTCCCTACGACCTCAATCGTGGAAGAATCACATACCGTTACAAGTAA